AAGATTTTAGATGAACCTGTTACATTAGTACCTATTTTAAGGGCAGGCCTCGGAATGGTTGAAGGGATACTGCAATTACTTCCTAATGCAAAGGTCGGACATTTAGGGGTATATAGAAATGAAGAGACATTTGAACCGACTTATTATTATGCTAAAATGCCTTTAAATGTAGCAGAAAGTCAGGTATTTATAACTGATCCTATGTTAGCTACAGGAGGATCGATGATTTATACAATTGATTATTTAAAACAAAAAGGCGTAAAAAATATAACTATGCTTTGTATTATCGGTGCTCCTGAAGGGATTAAGAAAGTTATTGAAAAGCATCCCGATGTGGATTTGTATATAGCGGCAATAGATGAAGGACTTAATGAAAAAGCATACATATATCCGGGATTGGGAGATGCCGGGGATAGAATTTTCGGAACAAAATAAAATAGTAAAAAATCATGGAAGAAATTTTGTCAGCCATGATTTTTAAGTTTGTAGTAAAGTTTTTAAAATCTTTTAGAAATTTTGTTATATATAAATGCTAAAAAGGTTTAGTAAATTTAAATGTATAGAGAATCGAAGAAAATGTACTGTTCCGTATGTTTTATATTATTTTCATGGATATCCCGAAGAGAAATGGGAATAAAAAAGTTTAAAAAATTAATTTGGTTATTTTATCAAATTTTTCATTCCGTAAGCTTCTCTTTTCATTTTGTTAGATTTTATAATTAAAATTAACAATTTATATTTTTCTGAAAATATTATTTATAATTTTGGAATATTTTTTATTTATAAAATAATTTTACTTAAAACTGTTCCAATAAGGTAGAAAAATATATTAAATTATAAGTTTATATTTTATAGAAGCAGTAAAGACAATATTTTTGATTTTTTAAATATATAGTTTGTAGTTGAAAGATTATTTTAACTTATGGAATAATTTTATTAAAATATCTTTTAAAAATTTTAATCTAAAGGTAGTTTCAATATAACGATTGAACCTGAAGAAACCGGTTCTATCTGTATTCCGTATTCATTTCCGTAATAAAATTTTATTCTTTTATCTACATTTTTTATTCCTACACCGCCGATTTTAGTTTTTTTGAACTGCTTCGATTTTTCAAATCCAATTCCGTTATCTTCAATTATAATATTTAAGTAACTATTGTTTTTGGAAACAGTGATATTTATAATTCCTTTACCCAAAATATTTTTAATACCGTGATAAATAGAATTTTCAACAATAGGTTGAATAATTATTTTAGGAACTACTGTAGACAGCAAACTTTCATCTACTTTAAAATTGTAAGTAAGTTTTTCTTCATATCGCTGTTTCTGAATAAATAAATATTCCTGAACATGAGTAAGCTCATCCTTTAATGAAATCTTTTCATTTCCGTTACTAAGAGATAATCTGAAAAAATTCGCAAGGGATTTTGTTATTGTAATAACTTGCTCACTGTCACCAAATTCAGTCATCCATATGATAGTGTCAAGAGTATTGTAAAGAAAATGAGGATTTATTTGACTGTGCAGCACTTTAATTTCATATTCTCTCAAATATTTAATTTTATTAATCATGGAGTTAAAATGTTTTACCAAAACTTCAATTTCATAGCTTGTATTTTTTTCAAGAGAAAATTCACTTAAAGAATTTTCAAATTTTTGTATATGATTTTCCAGCTTTATAAGAGGCTGAATTAATTTTCTTATAATCAAGTAAGTGACAATGGTAGTGAATGTGAGAGAAATAAGAAATATAGCTATAATAACATCAAAAAAACTTTTTTTCAAAAGAACAAGGTCATTCATTTCAGAAAAACTTATTAATTGCCAATCGGTATTTTCTATATGTACTTTTGTCAAAGCTATATTTTTGTTTTTATAGTATTCCTCGTTTTGAGATAAAAATTTATCCAGACATTCTTTATTTATAAAACAGTTTACATTTTTGTAATATATAATATTTTCTTGTCCGTCAATTATGAGATTATCACTGTGTTCTCCGACAGAAATGTCTTTCAAATATTCATTTAAAGCTTGATATTTTATGTCAAAGACAATAACGCCTAAATTTTCTCCACTTTTATTTTTTATATCTTTACTTATAGATAAAACCCAACTTGTCATATCCATAGAAGTCTGTTTTTTTCTGATAGGATTTAAGACAGGATGGTCAGTATTGTTTATAGCACTGATATACCAGCTTTCTTTCATCATATCAGCTGAAATATCCATATTGACTGATTTTTCATTGGAAATAATATCCCCGTTTTTTCCTATAATAGTTATACTTTTTATATTTCCATTATTTTCATTTATTATGAGTTGAATCATTTTTTCAACATTTTCTCTGGAAATTTCATTGTGATTTATTAAAGTTTCTGCAATGTCAGTATTGACAGATAGAAGATTTATAAGATTTTTCAATTTGTCCATATACAAAGAAACATATTCCGCACTTTTTTCAGCACTTTTTCGTGTTGATTCTATTTCCTTTTTCATTATAATATATTTTGAACTGTAATAAAAAATGCTGCTTAAAAAAAATATAAACAGGAAATTACCTATTAAATAGTAGATTATTATTTGAAACATCATGGATTTTCTTATGGATTTTTTTAATAATTTCATAATTTCTCCTATTGTGCGAAATGTTTTTATATATTAATTTTTTTCAACTATGTTTTTTTTAAATTCTTTAGGTGTTATCCCAAAAGTTTTTTTAAACTTGGAGTTGAAGTAATGAACATTCTCAAAACCGATACGTTCTCCTATTTCATAATTTTTTAAATCGGTTGTAAGTAAAAGTAATTTTGCTTTTTCCATTCGTACATTGTTCAAATAATTCTGAAAAGGAACACCGAACAAACTTTTAAAAAGAGAACTTAAATATCCTGAAGATAAACTCAGATCATCCGCAAGAGAATTTAAGTTAAAAGAAACATCGCTAAAATTGTCTTCAATTTTTTTTGAAATAATACTTTTGTATTTGCTATTTGAAGTTAGAGTATCTGTAGTTTCATTTTTAATTTTATTTATAAGCTTTTCAGCTTCAATATGTTTTTTTTCTTCATTAAGTTCAAACACAAGCTTTGTTATAATTTCGTTTATATCCTTTTTTGAAACAGGCTTGAGTATATAGTCTTCTACACCTATTTTAAGAGCTTTCTGAGCATATTCAAAATAATCGTATCCGGTTATTATAGCAATTTTTGTTCCTTTTTTTATATTTTTCATTTCTTTTGCAACGGTAAGTCCATCTTTAAAAGGCATATTTATATCGAGAAGTACAAGATCAGGTAAAACTTCAGAAA
The Leptotrichia sp. OH3620_COT-345 DNA segment above includes these coding regions:
- the upp gene encoding uracil phosphoribosyltransferase, whose amino-acid sequence is MAVYELKHPLIEHKLTNLRNKNTDTKLFRESLNEIAGLMVYEATKHLQLKEIETETPIQKTKTKILDEPVTLVPILRAGLGMVEGILQLLPNAKVGHLGVYRNEETFEPTYYYAKMPLNVAESQVFITDPMLATGGSMIYTIDYLKQKGVKNITMLCIIGAPEGIKKVIEKHPDVDLYIAAIDEGLNEKAYIYPGLGDAGDRIFGTK
- a CDS encoding sensor histidine kinase — encoded protein: MKLLKKSIRKSMMFQIIIYYLIGNFLFIFFLSSIFYYSSKYIIMKKEIESTRKSAEKSAEYVSLYMDKLKNLINLLSVNTDIAETLINHNEISRENVEKMIQLIINENNGNIKSITIIGKNGDIISNEKSVNMDISADMMKESWYISAINNTDHPVLNPIRKKQTSMDMTSWVLSISKDIKNKSGENLGVIVFDIKYQALNEYLKDISVGEHSDNLIIDGQENIIYYKNVNCFINKECLDKFLSQNEEYYKNKNIALTKVHIENTDWQLISFSEMNDLVLLKKSFFDVIIAIFLISLTFTTIVTYLIIRKLIQPLIKLENHIQKFENSLSEFSLEKNTSYEIEVLVKHFNSMINKIKYLREYEIKVLHSQINPHFLYNTLDTIIWMTEFGDSEQVITITKSLANFFRLSLSNGNEKISLKDELTHVQEYLFIQKQRYEEKLTYNFKVDESLLSTVVPKIIIQPIVENSIYHGIKNILGKGIINITVSKNNSYLNIIIEDNGIGFEKSKQFKKTKIGGVGIKNVDKRIKFYYGNEYGIQIEPVSSGSIVILKLPLD
- a CDS encoding response regulator, which gives rise to MYSLLIVDDEPIIRRGIKTFIDFDKYGITDIYEAEDGNSASKVFSEVLPDLVLLDINMPFKDGLTVAKEMKNIKKGTKIAIITGYDYFEYAQKALKIGVEDYILKPVSKKDINEIITKLVFELNEEKKHIEAEKLINKIKNETTDTLTSNSKYKSIISKKIEDNFSDVSFNLNSLADDLSLSSGYLSSLFKSLFGVPFQNYLNNVRMEKAKLLLLTTDLKNYEIGERIGFENVHYFNSKFKKTFGITPKEFKKNIVEKN